GCATGAAATCGTCTCTGTATTCTGTGCCGTGTGCAGAGTAACGAGATGGATAgcgcgtatatatatatatatatatatatatatatatatatatatatatatatatatatatatatatatatatatatatatatatatcagaacATATGGGTCACTGCAACTATTTCATTTGTAAAATATACCGAGTGACGTTGCATTCAGGACACACGTTCGGCTGAGAGATGTTGGTTGCTTCAAGGCTGCACAGTGATTCGGTTTCTGTGTGTGCACTGTCCGCAAAAGCCTTCATCGGGCATCACGAGCTGAAACCTTAAACACTTACCTTGATTTTAACAGCCCCTTCAGTATCagcatcaacccccccccccccggcaccaccaccccccccacccgccgctCTTTGAGGCAAACACAAACAAGTTAAGCAACTAGTTTGACAGAAGTAACGTTTAAAAGATAGACTTTATTGCTAAAACGTGTAATTACATTTACACTGATATGTttcgttttttattttagaaataTTCAAGTAGACATCTCCCATAATTACTGGTATACTCTATTTTCCTTATGTTCTATAGTCACAAtcgttaaaataataaatacattgtACAGATTTGTTTAAACTTTCTACAATACTATACGTATTCCAAAAGCTGAGTTCACgcctttatatatttttatcctCAActtttcaattattattattattattaatattaatatcatACAAAAAAACTAGGCAGCATTTTGCAGTGAAAGATCAGTCAGCATCAATGTCCTGTTGAAACAAAAACTTCTCGGAGACGTTTACGCATGTCCAACTtcagtttttcataaaaataaaagctCTTCTTTCTGAAGTGCTTACGTTCCCCCAAAACACGTTTCAGGGCTGAAATAAAATATGGTcctgttcatttaaaaaaaatagctgctttttaatcataaatatgtacaatgTTGGTATCTTAATTAAAATGCTATATATAAAAATAGATTCGCCACCATGCTCTCAGATATGACACGATAGCCcatctcttgttttttttttttttttttttttttttttgaaagttAACAGTGCAATAGAAACCGTATTTCCAGTCTGTTTCCCCTAACCCTTCCCTTAGAAAACTCAACAAGAGCACTTGCATTCCGAAATGACTGGGTATTGCACCGGTATCCACGTACaatatttctgttttaaaaatCCTTGGCAATACCACCTGAGGAAAGTCTTGGTGATTGACTTGACGGGCTTACAAAACATGCCTTCTGGGAAGGAACAAGAGCGCTCATTGAAGCAGTTGCCTTCCTTGATGTAGCGTGGCCAGAACCTCACTCCCAGGTCCTTCCAGGTGTACACTACCGGACAGTACGTGTATGTCCACAGCCACTGGAGAAATTTCCTGCGGGCCTTCTTGCCAACTTTTACCCGCCTTCCGTATGGAGTCTCGGAGAGATCCAGCTTTTTGATTTCCATGGGCATCGGTCCTGGCAGCCGTTTCGGCGGCTCAGGGGTGGACAGATTCACCAGCAAGGGATGGGTGATCGACATGTAGCTGGGGTCGAAGTTGCTGCCGAGCTTTTTCCGCAAAGTTCTCTCGGCGAGGTCCTGCTCCCGGGGATCATACTCTGGGTCCGGGTCTTCCTTGAGATCGGGCACCGGGAGGTGCTCGCTGGGCGAAGGACGCAGGCGGAAAAAATGCTGAGATACACCAAGATGGATGGACACGAAGACGTAGACGAGGAGCGCCTGGGAAAAGCCCATATTTCTCTTCTGATTGTACTTCTTTACAAGGTTATTTTCACAGATACTGTTCACTTTGAAATGTGAAGCCTATGGGTTTCATAAATAGTCGATGTTAAAGCACCGGCAAGACGATACTTTTAATAGACCATGCCGGGTTTGAATGTCATGTAGCAAAGGGGTTTCTGTTTAGGGATCCCTAGACTTGCAATATTCTTCTGACTTTTCTGTTGCTCACTATTGCAAGTCTTTCATAGAGGGAATTTCCTCCCTGCAGAGATATTAACATCGAAAAACCCTCCTTCTTCGCCGATCCCGTTCTTGCCTCTTTCTTTACTATTTTTCTGCAAAATTCACATTGGGTTTCTGATGGTCGTCATGGTTACTTAGAGACTCTAAGCCACGACAAATTGTCTAGACTGGATGACAGAGGCTGGCGCGAGTGTCGCCTGGAATGAAGCGATCTATAGATCCGTGTTGCCCGGAAAGAaataggggaaaaaaattagATCCAAAATGTTCTAAAACGAGATcagtttaaaaagtaaaataacgcAGCTTCGAGTTTTAAATACGACTTAGTCAAGCTTATCTTTACCGTAGTGATGCAGAGTTCAGGACTGTGAGATTCcaaaaatgaaagcaaaatCCATTTGCTGAAAAGTAACGTTTAGCAGCTTCTAGTCTGGACGCTTGTGAAGTACCGATATCCCAAAGTTCAGCTTCCTTCAGAAATTGCGTTAGGGAATAGTCTTTCTTAGTACTTACATTGGTTCCCTTGGAATCGTCAGTACAATTTAGGATAACCATTCCATGTTTGAACTACACAGTAAAATTCGGTCCAAATGAAAGGGGGAAAAATCACTTCTTTTTTTCCAAAGAAAACGTACATTCCGCGAAGAGACAAACAATAAATTTGTCTTTCAAAGCGATGAAACGTCTTCAAGTCAACAGGTTTCGCGCTGCCTTGAAATATTTCTTAATTCAAACTGATTTCTACGCAGTCCATTTTAGACACAAGCTGTCACCTAACTTTACTTTTCTCAGATACAACTCTTTTTTTGACCCTTCTCTTTTTCAATAACTTGAAATTCTTCCAATAAACTGCTAGTCATGCCATCAGTGCATGGCAAGACGGCAATCCGAATTGAGCAGTCTCTGGCCGGTAAGTTTTTTGTCGCAGTCCCCCGGGAGAGCTTCTGTCCCCTTGGTAGCTAGTACAGTATCCCCTGTTACAGGAACCCCTGTTTGAGACACTTTGGCTCCGGAGAGTCCCTTTTTGCTTAGGCACACTGTGTGATCGTGTGTGTCTGTTGCGAGCAGAGCTCAATCCCAAGTTAAATATCCCCTCCGATGGAACAAAGTGTCAGCGGGTCCTGCCCACTCATGTCACTTTCATTATGATTGACAGCCCCTCTCTGCCCCCCTCGCCCTGCGCGAAGAGCCGGCCACTATCAATGCGACTCCGCAGGGTCCTAAAGATACCTGTGTATCCAACGCATGCCAGTTCGCAGATGCGTCTTGTACGTTTTATTTTTTCGAGCGAACTAAAAATCTGACATTAACCTTATTTCGTTTCGATGTTTTTCTTAGTTTCCCCCTCGTTTTATTTACTatctctttttttgtctttgcttACAGACCGCTCAAGTGACAGATATCTGGCTACACACTGACACACTTAAGAGATAATAGGTTCAATACGAAGTCGTTTTATTCTTAATTGAACCACTTAAGTGTTTCCTAATTTATAACATTCCCATGAGATAAAGGGCAAACATCAAACTTCGTCTTCAGAGGTCCACATTATGCCTGCATTAACATCCCGCCTTTGTTTAAAAGGACCGTTGCCAATGAAAGAGAACCGCAGCTTGAACCTTGTGGTCATAAAATAAAAAGACAATTAATACTATAAATGGACATACTTTGTTAAACACAAGCGTTTTACATTTCatgttatatttattaataGATGAAACGTTCCCAAAGCAATATATAAAAGATAACACGAAAACAGTTTTTCGTGGTTATAATAGGCCTGGGCTGTATAAGTAGGCTACATAGGAAATTATTGAGCGCATTGCTTGAGAAAACATTTCAGTCTTTTATCGCAAGGACAACATGAAGTGGTGAATATATTGTACGAACCAGAAAATCGCGTTTATGAAAATAATGCACATGTTTTAATAGCCGAATGGCAAGCTTGAGTGGAATCGATAACCGGTGTCTTCTTTAGGATATGctaaaatgttttgtttagCGCCTGAACTGGTAGATTTTATTAACGAACAGGATACTacacatttttattaatttacaaGGGTCTGACAGCTTTTACCATCGCCTCTGCCAACCACATACTGCCGACTTTACGTTCCATGTGCGCCTTAAGTCTCATCATACCATTATTGTGATTTTATTAGCACATACCGCACTTCTAAGATGTTTTCATAAGTTACTTAGTACAGTAGTTATATCTATTTAGCCCTTTAGTTGCTCTTTATGAAAAACTTAAAATTCTAAAATGCCAGTGTATAAAACTTTAATTCGGTGGAACATCTAAATCAACACTTTCACCTTCCACTGATTTTTAACAGGAAACGTATAGACTGCGTTAATACGCATCCGATAGATAGAACTGCCGTTATTTATATTAGATTAGATTTAAATGTAATGACACATTAAAATTTCAAACCGCAGTATATACAGAATTATAACTCAAACACCGTTTTTCTGTAGTCAAATTGGATTCGAGAAACGATGGGGACTACAAGGCTTTGCTCGTGCGCCGCTAGAGGGCATTGTTCCAGCGCAAAGCAAACACATCATGCACGTTGCGGTTATCATATTTAGAGGTCAGCGCCTACTTACTATAGCATTGTACATTGATACGTCTGCTTGAACATAATACATGCTAAACCGCAGCCAGAAAGATATGCGAACAATAGATTTACACCACTAGAGACTAAACAAATAGGCTACCATACTGTCATTAATCTATGCATAAAATGTGCATGTTACCGTCTACTGATTTTAACTTTTAACCGAATATGAGTTTTGTTTTAAGCACGTTAAAATTCGCTGTTATATTCCACTTCTTCGGGATATCGTATGTATTTCATGTTATTTAGggtttatttttactttaaacATACCTGCACGAAACTCCTAACAAATTCTCCACATAAATtagcttgtaaaaaaaaaaatcacggtaTTATTTTGGGAGATAGGTATTATACAGCAAACTCGAGACCGCTACTGTATCATCAGGGCCATTTTATAAATATCATCGACCACATATAACAATGTTACGGTACTATGACGCTAATGAACTTTACAGCCCTGGATTTAGAATTTAAAATTAACTGCAAGTAACTGGGATTTAGCCCGGGTGTATGGATAAGAAGTGAATAAACTGAACTAAATTTGTACTCCGTCACAGCGAAAACTAAAAAGCTCATCAGCCGTAAAGCGCTAAGACTCGGTGTTATCTGATTGTCTGCCTAATCCGTTACTAACTTAATGACTGATGGCCCAATCAAACTTGCCGCAATTATAAATAGCGAACAGGGACACAAGGACTTGTGTTATATGCAGAACTTAAAGAGAACCGAAGATCCgatgcttttttaaaaatccattattttAATTAGTGAGTCAAGCTGCAAGGAGGTATTCCAGGCTCAGTTAACCCTGTCCCAGCCATTATAAGAACAAAAACCAATGCAGACCATGTCTGGTTTTCAACGATGAATATTAACAGacatttttgctttttattGGGAGGGAGGGGCTATTTCATGAAAACGGACATGCCGTTCCCAAAACTGTCAAATTTTGGAACGCATGTTATTTGGAAAAGCACTTGTTTCGGTGAATGGGGCACTCTCCCCTAGCCTTTCACCACTCCACACTGTTAGAGAGGTGGACTGAGACTGGCCATTAGCGCATGGCAGTCATCCCCGCCACTACACCATGGGATCCGGGCTGCTGCCTCTGCCGTGGGGGTGCACTGCCACCCCCAATCTGGGCCACCCCCAGCAGAGTTGCTACTTTGGTGTTAGAAATGGGAAAGGAAGCTATGTTTGACAAGCCTATACGTGTGAATTTAGACCAATAATGACCTTCCCTGTATGTGACCTTCGTCACGGCAGCCATTGAAGCCTCAACGAGCGACAGGTACGGGGAGTTGTGCTGGTTCCTGGCAGGAGGGGGTGGTGTGGTGCTCCTGCAGGCCTGTTGGCCCTTTGCTGATGTGGTTCGGCCTGCCTTCCCTAGAGGTATCTCTGCAGTGTGGTACTGATGGATGCTGTCATGGTAAGGTCTCAGATTTATGTTCATGCACAGATGACGCAGATGTAGGTAATGGGGGAGGCTGGGGGTATGCCGTATCACATTATTAATCAGGTGGGTTTTGATGCAGCATATCCCCCAATGTGATCGCATGAAATGTAcatgcatgcagataattaatgTCTATTATCTTACCACAGCaaagccattcggcccatcaagctcgtttggggagaacttaactaatagctgagagttgttaaaatcttatctagctctgatttaaaggaacccagggttttagcttgcgctgcactagcaggaagactattccatactctaactacacgctgtgtaaagaagtgcttcctcaaattcattttaaaatgttctttcgCTAATTcgcacctatggccacgagttctagtatttaaactaatattg
The sequence above is a segment of the Brienomyrus brachyistius isolate T26 chromosome 5, BBRACH_0.4, whole genome shotgun sequence genome. Coding sequences within it:
- the nog2 gene encoding noggin-2, which translates into the protein MGFSQALLVYVFVSIHLGVSQHFFRLRPSPSEHLPVPDLKEDPDPEYDPREQDLAERTLRKKLGSNFDPSYMSITHPLLVNLSTPEPPKRLPGPMPMEIKKLDLSETPYGRRVKVGKKARRKFLQWLWTYTYCPVVYTWKDLGVRFWPRYIKEGNCFNERSCSFPEGMFCKPVKSITKTFLRWYCQGFLKQKYCTWIPVQYPVISECKCSC